In a single window of the Geotrypetes seraphini chromosome 11, aGeoSer1.1, whole genome shotgun sequence genome:
- the LOC117345757 gene encoding RNA-binding protein 12-like isoform X1 has protein sequence MAVVIRLQGLPIVAGTMDIRHFFCGLTIPDGGVHIVGGEQGEAFIVFATDEDARLGMMRTGGAIKGSKVSLLLSSKTEMQNMIELSRRRFETANLEITPANTSRSGATPTSALSSRITLPTTTPSFNTPSSNIVAAVTTSVHESSKTSPTFSTASMGTAPLNLGPTFCTPTFTSTMPTTATPINTVPPPPIPPMPTMPNLPPLPSIPPLPVPPPVPTLPPVPPVPPVPPVPPVPPMTTLPPMSGLLPMNPPPVAPLPAGMNGSGSAVNMNNNINPLFMGPLNPINPIPVNSQNIIKPILGNPDDLYICLHGLPFPAGEADIKEFFHGLRVDAVHMIKDHLGRFTGDGLVKFLIPQDTFEALKRNRILMGQRFIEVSPATERQWVMAGGPHILKPNLGHAGQTLLPSHVVSRSRSPSEQKRSRSRSPHEPGFCVFLKGLPYEAENKHIIDFFKSLDIIEDSIYIAYGPNGKATGEGFVEFRNEIDYKTALCRHKQYIGSRFIQVHPVSKKGMLEKIDSIRKKLQSFNYIDQKDAMMNMDIERAVLKVYAHLWNVPYNVTKGDILHFLEGIPVNENFVQVLVDNNGQGLGQAFIQFNTEEDARKAGRLHRKKLNGRDAFVHLITLEEKKEIEKNPPVQGRRGLKVPMYATPPVSVMQHIVGEEHPFLSGNSKDANKGPPFNFPSPFSGSASTFVPPIPPIPPIPPPGIGSGFSEARLGISSLGANSSNSSGGGNSNLPGSAIDAQGFGSVPNNLSGPPNFGNSPLNFGNSPSTLTAPPTFGTGPPSLSGGGGPTLLSVPPSFGPGPGNLPVAAPPGFGTGSGKPSPTVIKVQNMPFTVSVDEILDFFYGYQVIPGSVCLKFSEMGMPTGEAMVAFESRDEAMAAVVDLNDRPIGARKVKLVLG, from the coding sequence ATGGCTGTGGTCATTCGCTTGCAAGGTCTGCCAATTGTGGCGGGGACCATGGACATTCGCCACTTCTTCTGTGGATTGACCATTCCTGATGGGGGCGTACATATTGTGGGGGGTGAACAGGGTGAGGCTTTCATCGTTTTTGCTACTGATGAAGATGCAAGGCTTGGTATGATGCGTACAGGTGGTGCCATTAAAGGGTCAAAAGTGTCATTGTTGCTAAGCAGTAAAACTGAAATGCAGAATATGATTGAACTTAGTCGTAGACGTTTTGAAACTGCAAACTTAGAAATAACTCCAGCAAATACTAGCCGATCTGGAGCCACACCTACTTCTGCATTGAGTAGTAGGATAACGTTACCTACCACCACTCCCAGTTTTAACACTCCATCTTCTAATATAGTTGCAGCAGTTACTACTTCAGTGCATGAAAGCAGCAAAACCAGCCCTACATTTTCTACAGCCAGCATGGGTACAGCTCCTCTAAATCTTGGTCCAACGTTTTGTACCCCAACATTTACTTCAACTATGCCAACCACAGCAACCCCAATTAATACAGTGCCACCCCCACCAATTCCTCCAATGCCCACCATGCCTAATTTGCCTCCCTTGCCTTCTATCCCCCCTTTACCTGTTCCCCCTCCTGTACCTACTTTACCTCCTGTGCCACCTGTTCCTCCAGTGCCACCTGTTCCACCTGTTCCTCCAATGACGACTCTTCCACCAATGTCAGGATTACTTCCTATGAATCCTCCACCTGTAGCGCCTTTACCTGCTGGAATGAATGGCTCTGGGTCAGCAGTGAACATGAACAATAACATAAACCCATTGTTTATGGGACCCCTGAATCCTATAAATCCAATTCCAGTAAACTCTCAAAATATCATTAAACCAATCCTTGGCAATCCAGATGATTTATATATCTGTCTTCATGGACTGCCCTTTCCTGCAGGCGAAGCAGATATAAAAGAGTTTTTCCATGGTCTTCGTGTGGATGCTGTGCACATGATAAAAGATCACTTAGGCCGTTTTACTGGAGATGGACTAGTGAAATTTCTTATCCCTCAAGATACATTTGAAGCTTTGAAGCGAAACAGAATATTGATGGGTCAACGATTTATTGAAGTTAGCCCAGCAACAGAAAGACAGTGGGTAATGGCTGGTGGTCCTCACATTTTGAAACCTAATTTGGGCCATGCTGGGCAAACACTTCTCCCTTCACATGTGGTGTCCAGATCTCGGTCTCCTAGTGAGCAGAAACGGTCAAGATCACGATCTCCACATGAACCaggcttttgtgtgtttttgaaAGGCTTGCCTTATGAAGCAGAAAATAAACATATAATAGATTTCTTTAAAAGTCTCGATATTATAGAAGACAGCATCTACATAGCTTATGGACCCAATGGAAAAGCAACTGGTGAAGGTTTTGTAGAATTCAGGAATGAGATTGATTACAAGACAGCATTATGTCGTCATAAACAGTACATAGGAAGTCGATTCATTCAGGTTCATCCAGTATCAAAAAAAGGTATGTTAGAAAAGATAGACTCAATTCGAAAAAAATTGCAGAGCTTCAACTATATTGACCAGAAAGATGCCATGATGAACATGGATATTGAAAGAGCTGTACTAAAAGTATATGCCCATCTTTGGAATGTTCCTTACAATGTAACCAAAGgtgatattttacattttttagagGGAATTCCTGTGAATGAAAACTTTGTACAAGTGCTTGTTGATAATAATGGGCAGGGCTTAGGGCAAGCATTTATTCAGTTTAATACTGAGGAGGATGCTCGTAAGGCAGGACGTCTCCACCGTAAAAAGCTGAATGGAAGAGATGCTTTTGTACATCTGATTactttagaagaaaaaaaagaaattgagaaAAATCCTCCAGTTCAGGGAAGAAGGGGATTAAAGGTTCCTATGTATGCAACTCCACCAGTGTCTGTAATGCAGCATATTGTTGGGGAAGAACACCCCTTTTTGAGTGGTAACTCCAAAGATGCAAATAAAGGTCCTCCTTTTAACTTTCCCAGTCCTTTCAGTGGGTCTGCTAGCACATTTGTTCCACCTATTCCACCAATCCCACCAATCccaccaccagggattggcagtGGCTTTAGTGAAGCTAGGTTAGGAATTTCATCTCTTGGAGCTAACAGCAGCAACAGTAGTGGTGGTGGTAATAGTAATTTGCCTGGTTCAGCTATAGATGCCCAAGggtttggaagtgttcctaataATCTAAGTGGGCCACCTAACTTTGGAAACAGCCCTCTTAATTTTGGGAATAGCCCTTCCACTCTAACTGCACCCCCTACCTTTGGTACTGGTCCTCCAAGCTTGAGTGGTGGCGGTGGTCCTACACTTCTAAGTGTGCCTCCAAGTTTTGGACCTGGGCCAGGAAATCTGCCAGTTGCTGCACCTCCAGGGTTTGGAACTGGTTCTGGAAAACCAAGCCCAACTGTTATCAAAGTGCAAAATATGCCCTTCACTGTATCAGTCGATgaaattttagattttttttatgggTATCAAGTGATCCCAGGCTCAGTTTGTTTAAAGTTCAGTGAAATGGGCATGCCAACAGGAGAGGCCATGGTAGCCTTTGAGTCTCGTGACGAAGCTATGGCAGCTGTTGTAGATTTAAATGATAGACCTATAGGTGCAAGAAAAGTCAAACTTGTTCTAGGGTAA